Proteins from a genomic interval of Geoanaerobacter pelophilus:
- a CDS encoding helix-hairpin-helix domain-containing protein, translating to MSNTLKELQQIKGIGEILAMRLCEAGIDSFAAITKAGESGLKAIKGINPRAIQSILAQAGALAKNAAADKSERVALIKERSLALRTAIQNIAESARQRLAEQLQGKPGQKLALTLVRLVDTLDKVEGVAHKRLKRAGKALTKAERRLEVLTDAGHKDLRKGLKKARKSLRRALA from the coding sequence ATGTCTAATACCCTAAAAGAACTGCAGCAAATCAAAGGCATTGGCGAGATTCTGGCCATGAGGCTCTGCGAAGCGGGCATTGATTCCTTTGCTGCAATCACCAAGGCTGGAGAATCAGGGTTGAAAGCAATCAAGGGGATCAATCCCCGCGCAATCCAATCGATACTGGCCCAGGCCGGAGCGCTTGCCAAGAATGCAGCTGCCGACAAAAGTGAGCGAGTTGCATTGATTAAGGAACGCAGCCTTGCCTTACGCACTGCCATTCAGAACATTGCCGAATCCGCGCGACAACGATTGGCAGAACAGCTTCAGGGCAAACCGGGACAAAAACTTGCCTTAACCCTTGTCCGGCTTGTTGACACGCTCGACAAGGTTGAGGGGGTGGCCCATAAACGATTAAAGCGCGCCGGCAAGGCCTTAACCAAAGCAGAGCGGCGTCTTGAAGTGCTGACGGATGCCGGCCACAAAGATCTGCGCAAGGGGCTGAAAAAAGCCCGTAAATCACTGCGACGGGCACTGGCATGA
- a CDS encoding site-specific integrase produces MGSIRTRKENGLLMFDFRYQGVRCREQTTLPDTSENRKRMEKVLKKIEAEITLDSFDYSAYFPNSPLASKFAAAKEEVKTPEKSTTNATPLFEEFAWTWYDENSLQWKFSYKETLKVTFNRYLIPEFKGKEVGCITKAEILKFRSTLAKVPNGTKTGLSADRINHIMTPLRMIMAEAADRYNFTTPCNGIKQLRVPKTDVDPFTLEETNLFLANVRPDFFNYYTVRFFTGMRTGEIDGLKWQYVNFDRREIYIRETIVFGREDTAKTQESHRTIQMSSVIYQALKSQQDVTGKFGKFVFCNRKGDPLNYQNVSNRIWYPTLKRLGIKRRTPYQTRHTTATLWLAAGENPEWIARQMGHVNTRMLFTVYSRFVPNLTRQDGSAFDKLLSKKVGTKGGA; encoded by the coding sequence ATGGGTAGTATCCGTACACGAAAAGAGAACGGTCTGCTCATGTTCGATTTCAGGTATCAGGGCGTCCGGTGCCGTGAACAGACTACCTTGCCGGACACTTCAGAAAACCGCAAAAGAATGGAAAAGGTACTCAAAAAAATCGAGGCCGAGATTACTCTAGACAGTTTCGACTACAGTGCCTACTTCCCTAATTCACCGTTAGCAAGCAAATTCGCCGCGGCTAAAGAGGAAGTAAAGACACCAGAAAAGTCTACAACAAACGCTACCCCATTGTTCGAGGAGTTCGCGTGGACTTGGTACGACGAAAATTCCCTCCAGTGGAAGTTTTCGTATAAGGAAACATTGAAGGTAACCTTTAACCGCTATCTGATCCCGGAGTTCAAGGGTAAAGAGGTCGGCTGCATCACCAAGGCTGAAATCCTGAAGTTTCGCTCCACACTCGCCAAAGTACCGAACGGAACCAAGACAGGGCTTTCAGCTGACCGGATCAATCATATCATGACGCCTTTGCGCATGATAATGGCAGAAGCAGCCGACCGATACAACTTTACCACACCTTGCAATGGGATTAAACAGCTCCGTGTCCCGAAGACCGACGTGGATCCGTTTACACTCGAAGAGACCAATCTGTTCCTTGCCAATGTGCGCCCGGATTTCTTCAACTATTACACGGTCAGATTCTTCACCGGCATGCGCACCGGCGAGATTGACGGCCTCAAATGGCAGTATGTCAATTTCGACCGACGAGAGATCTACATCCGAGAAACTATCGTCTTTGGTCGGGAAGATACGGCCAAAACTCAAGAGTCTCACCGTACCATTCAGATGTCTTCAGTCATTTACCAAGCTCTAAAATCGCAGCAAGATGTGACCGGCAAGTTTGGAAAATTCGTATTCTGCAACCGAAAAGGCGATCCGCTCAACTATCAAAATGTATCGAACCGCATCTGGTACCCGACCCTGAAGCGGCTTGGCATCAAAAGAAGGACCCCTTATCAGACCAGGCATACCACAGCAACTTTATGGCTTGCAGCAGGGGAAAACCCTGAGTGGATCGCCAGGCAAATGGGTCATGTCAATACCCGGATGCTGTTCACAGTCTATTCGCGCTTTGTTCCAAACCTGACTCGCCAGGACGGATCAGCTTTTGACAAGCTGCTGTCCAAGAAAGTCGGCACGAAGGGAGGCGCCTAA
- a CDS encoding TraI domain-containing protein, translated as MLIADLVHSHGTTFSGEYRIRSLMLGTSRSGAPYASFELGDMTGSLKSYLWIDADYGPPNLTEMDHVSVSARLECLDGKCVGLVNSIQTIKDYGAHPVELIPAWQCPLICLMPYLHQTVMVIESKPLRNFLVSIFDDDSIALPFVALPASRVNHHSYAGGLLEHSLECAEIIICMPQFSCETRELGVVAALMHDVGKIRTLSNASKLSHAGFLLNHEALTLEVLNPHLQKLDHEWSDGALALRYLLTWKNHTFRQFPLMTIAEAVLAADRISAGLSRELSDFSALPLWRNATKSLFKDGFWRPQPYQEDHGNRR; from the coding sequence ATGTTAATCGCAGACCTTGTACATAGTCATGGAACAACCTTCTCGGGTGAATACCGTATCCGTTCTCTCATGCTTGGCACTTCCAGGAGCGGTGCGCCGTACGCCTCTTTTGAACTGGGTGACATGACTGGATCGCTCAAGAGTTATCTCTGGATTGACGCCGATTACGGACCTCCGAACCTGACGGAGATGGACCATGTATCGGTCAGTGCCAGGCTGGAGTGCCTGGACGGGAAATGTGTCGGTCTGGTCAATTCGATACAGACGATAAAGGATTATGGTGCACACCCGGTTGAGCTGATTCCGGCCTGGCAGTGCCCTCTTATTTGCCTGATGCCATACCTGCATCAAACGGTGATGGTAATCGAAAGCAAGCCGCTCCGGAACTTTCTGGTCAGTATTTTTGATGATGACTCTATTGCCCTGCCGTTCGTAGCTCTTCCTGCCAGCAGAGTTAATCATCACTCTTATGCCGGTGGGTTGCTGGAACACAGCCTGGAATGCGCAGAGATTATTATCTGCATGCCGCAGTTTTCATGCGAGACAAGGGAACTCGGTGTAGTTGCAGCCCTGATGCATGATGTCGGCAAGATCAGAACGTTGTCTAATGCATCGAAATTGAGCCATGCCGGCTTTTTGCTCAACCATGAAGCGCTGACCCTTGAAGTTCTCAATCCGCACCTTCAAAAGCTAGATCATGAGTGGTCGGACGGTGCCCTAGCGCTACGTTATCTTCTGACCTGGAAGAATCACACGTTTCGGCAATTCCCACTAATGACCATTGCCGAGGCGGTTCTCGCTGCCGACCGCATAAGCGCCGGCTTAAGTCGTGAACTTAGCGATTTCTCCGCCCTCCCCTTGTGGCGGAATGCCACGAAATCTCTGTTCAAGGACGGCTTCTGGCGTCCGCAGCCTTATCAGGAAGACCACGGCAATAGGCGGTAA
- a CDS encoding DUF1450 domain-containing protein — translation MKIRLCEHNKGAGKMCKLLKKEFPDGNIKLKNCIKKCGLCHKSLFAIVDGKAVCAIDSVELLGKVRSLANVD, via the coding sequence ATGAAAATCAGATTGTGCGAGCATAATAAGGGTGCCGGTAAAATGTGTAAGCTTTTAAAAAAGGAGTTTCCGGATGGAAACATCAAGTTGAAGAATTGTATTAAAAAGTGTGGATTATGTCACAAGTCGTTGTTTGCAATTGTTGATGGCAAAGCGGTGTGCGCAATAGATTCCGTGGAGTTGCTGGGGAAAGTTCGTTCTCTGGCGAATGTTGATTAA
- the meaB gene encoding methylmalonyl Co-A mutase-associated GTPase MeaB yields MSLAERILAGDIRSAARLMRDIDDGFTSALDELKSLYPSSGKAYLVGITGPPGAGKSTLVDQITAEYRKRGKRVGIVAIDPTSPFTGGAILGDRIRMNRHADDEGVFIRSLATRGYLGGISRSTGDVALVMDAMGMDVVIIETVGVGQDEVDIVRMAHTTAVVMVPGLGDDIQAIKAGILEIGDVFVVNKADRQDADRTVRELGAMLDMNAKKDGDWLPKVLKTEANRGTGIEALVDEFESHRAYLFGSGAIEKFMSEKISRIFMEILKDRLFAEVMKPLTAEGRLDGIVDDLVKRRIDPYTLVERILEERAVNRHE; encoded by the coding sequence ATGTCATTGGCTGAGAGGATACTTGCCGGAGATATTCGTTCTGCAGCGCGGCTTATGCGGGACATTGACGATGGCTTCACGTCGGCCCTCGATGAGCTGAAGTCTCTTTATCCTTCTTCGGGGAAGGCTTATCTTGTCGGGATCACCGGGCCTCCGGGCGCAGGGAAATCTACGCTTGTCGACCAGATAACTGCCGAGTACCGGAAGCGTGGCAAACGGGTCGGCATCGTGGCCATTGACCCGACAAGCCCTTTTACTGGGGGGGCTATTCTGGGTGACCGCATCAGGATGAACCGTCATGCCGACGATGAAGGAGTCTTTATCCGCAGCTTGGCTACCCGCGGGTATCTTGGAGGGATTTCGCGCTCGACTGGCGATGTTGCCTTGGTGATGGATGCCATGGGGATGGATGTTGTGATAATCGAGACGGTCGGAGTCGGCCAGGATGAAGTGGATATCGTTCGGATGGCACATACTACTGCTGTCGTCATGGTGCCGGGTCTTGGAGATGATATTCAGGCAATAAAAGCAGGCATTTTAGAGATAGGCGATGTTTTTGTTGTAAACAAGGCCGATCGGCAGGATGCTGACAGGACTGTCCGTGAGCTTGGTGCTATGCTGGATATGAATGCCAAGAAGGACGGAGACTGGCTTCCAAAAGTTTTAAAAACCGAAGCCAACAGGGGCACCGGCATTGAGGCGTTAGTTGATGAATTTGAGTCGCACCGAGCGTATTTATTTGGTTCTGGTGCTATTGAGAAGTTCATGTCAGAGAAGATTTCCCGGATTTTCATGGAGATCCTTAAAGACCGGCTCTTTGCTGAGGTTATGAAGCCTTTGACGGCTGAAGGCAGACTTGATGGCATTGTCGATGATCTGGTGAAGCGCAGAATTGATCCTTATACCCTTGTTGAAAGAATTCTTGAAGAACGGGCTGTCAATCGGCATGAATAA
- a CDS encoding DsbC family protein, which produces MNVSLRILVSWFVMALIAASAVAAPLVVKPETVLRQAFPDLTFESIKETNIAGMYEVVSGQNVLYFFPEKEYLFVGEIYTKDRKTLSAERKKELKENTLKLVKSLPLEKAVKIGSGKNTVIEFTDPDCPYCRKASEFLKKRKDVTRYVFFAPFAHPQAITKIHHILNSKDKAAAYEDMMGGKPSPQGATYSDSVKSLAQEHIALARKLGVQGTPTFFVNGQEVVGADEKKIESLLGTHK; this is translated from the coding sequence ATGAATGTTTCATTGAGGATACTGGTGAGTTGGTTTGTTATGGCCTTGATTGCCGCATCTGCTGTGGCCGCCCCGTTGGTCGTCAAGCCTGAAACCGTTTTGCGGCAAGCGTTCCCCGACCTTACCTTTGAAAGCATCAAAGAAACCAACATTGCCGGTATGTATGAAGTTGTCTCCGGTCAGAATGTTTTGTATTTCTTCCCGGAAAAAGAATATCTTTTTGTCGGTGAGATTTACACCAAGGATCGTAAGACCTTGTCTGCAGAAAGAAAAAAGGAACTGAAAGAAAACACGCTCAAACTGGTCAAGTCGCTCCCTCTGGAAAAAGCAGTAAAGATCGGTTCGGGAAAGAATACGGTGATTGAATTTACTGATCCTGACTGCCCTTATTGCCGTAAGGCTTCCGAGTTCCTCAAGAAACGCAAAGACGTGACCCGCTATGTATTTTTTGCTCCTTTTGCCCATCCGCAAGCCATCACAAAGATTCACCATATCCTTAATTCAAAGGATAAGGCTGCTGCCTATGAAGACATGATGGGGGGCAAGCCGTCGCCTCAGGGTGCTACTTACAGTGACTCGGTAAAGTCTTTGGCACAGGAACACATCGCGCTTGCCAGAAAATTGGGTGTGCAAGGTACGCCGACTTTTTTTGTTAACGGCCAGGAAGTCGTTGGGGCGGACGAGAAAAAGATAGAGAGTCTTTTAGGGACCCATAAATAG
- a CDS encoding cobalamin B12-binding domain-containing protein translates to MAERTLRVLVGKPGLDGHDRGAKIIARAFRDAGFEVIYTGLHQTPEQIVSAAIQEDVDCVGLSILSGAHNTLLPKVCQLLQEKNADDIGVFGGGVIPEDDIPGLKGAGIKEVFTPGTSTEDIVKWVRENIRPRA, encoded by the coding sequence ATGGCTGAAAGAACTTTGCGCGTACTAGTTGGGAAACCTGGCTTGGATGGTCATGACCGTGGGGCAAAAATTATTGCCAGGGCTTTCCGCGATGCCGGTTTTGAGGTCATTTACACCGGTCTGCATCAAACCCCAGAGCAGATTGTCTCTGCAGCGATCCAGGAGGATGTTGACTGTGTCGGACTCTCAATTTTGTCTGGTGCCCACAACACGCTTCTGCCAAAGGTATGTCAGTTGCTACAGGAGAAAAATGCTGATGACATCGGCGTGTTTGGTGGTGGCGTCATTCCCGAAGACGATATTCCGGGACTCAAGGGTGCTGGCATTAAGGAAGTTTTTACTCCTGGGACATCAACCGAAGATATTGTAAAGTGGGTTCGCGAAAATATCAGACCAAGAGCTTGA
- a CDS encoding L,D-transpeptidase, producing MNKQRTCNTSTMPKWVRVFLKFFVGSLSLFLAGWIILSGPSAVSEPAANPEDPAREDLTRIVYPSLEKIEWRPHFMRPNDSPELLFGKDWPLVARFNRIDRRHLYPGMTIKVPVRMDDIKDYTALPRFYEPAKRHEKYILVSITEQWIGAYEHGKLVFSMPAATGKKGTETPTGLFRIDARHKNHTSSLYQTDDKSAQYPMDNAMRFYIGPDNVSYWIHARDLPGKPASHGCVGLFDETMQNRMYDLPENPVLMDSVKLYNWAVGEDDYEDDTGELEELEDGPVVEIVGELPKVLNESPYRPVAATVGK from the coding sequence ATGAATAAACAAAGGACCTGTAACACTAGCACTATGCCCAAGTGGGTCAGGGTATTCCTGAAGTTTTTTGTTGGTTCATTATCGCTTTTCCTTGCCGGATGGATCATTCTGTCTGGACCATCCGCGGTTTCCGAGCCGGCTGCAAATCCTGAAGACCCTGCCAGAGAGGATCTTACCCGGATTGTGTACCCAAGCCTTGAAAAAATTGAGTGGCGTCCGCATTTCATGCGCCCCAATGATTCACCTGAACTGCTGTTTGGCAAGGATTGGCCGCTTGTGGCTCGGTTTAACCGTATCGACAGACGGCATCTATATCCGGGCATGACGATCAAAGTGCCGGTAAGGATGGATGACATAAAGGATTACACGGCGCTTCCCCGCTTTTACGAACCAGCGAAGCGCCACGAGAAATATATCCTGGTGAGTATTACCGAGCAGTGGATCGGCGCCTATGAACATGGCAAGTTAGTGTTTTCAATGCCAGCGGCCACCGGGAAGAAGGGGACCGAAACTCCCACAGGGCTCTTCCGCATTGATGCCCGCCATAAAAACCATACATCGTCACTTTATCAGACCGACGACAAGAGCGCTCAGTATCCGATGGACAACGCAATGCGTTTTTATATCGGTCCTGACAATGTATCTTACTGGATTCACGCTCGCGATCTTCCGGGCAAGCCTGCGTCTCACGGCTGTGTAGGGCTTTTTGATGAGACCATGCAGAATCGCATGTATGATCTGCCGGAAAATCCTGTTCTTATGGACTCTGTGAAGCTCTATAACTGGGCTGTGGGCGAAGATGATTATGAAGATGATACCGGTGAACTCGAAGAGCTGGAGGATGGACCGGTTGTCGAGATAGTGGGGGAGCTTCCCAAGGTGTTGAATGAGAGCCCATACCGACCTGTTGCCGCAACAGTCGGCAAATAA
- the cobO gene encoding cob(I)yrinic acid a,c-diamide adenosyltransferase — protein sequence MHLYKGQVQVYTGNGKGKTTAALGLAFRALGRGLKVCMIQFMKGGGPYGEHFAAERLAPDFTIIPFGRGGWVDRDNPDPEDRRLAEEALKQGAAALTSGAYDLVILDEVNGAVYFGLVPVEQVLELIHSRPDCVELVLTGRSADQRIIDVADLVTEMCEIKHYYKAGIPARVGIEK from the coding sequence ATGCATCTTTATAAGGGACAGGTCCAAGTATATACCGGCAATGGCAAGGGTAAAACCACTGCTGCGCTTGGTCTTGCATTTCGCGCTTTGGGGCGGGGATTAAAGGTCTGCATGATACAGTTCATGAAGGGCGGCGGACCTTACGGAGAACACTTTGCCGCAGAACGCTTGGCTCCCGACTTCACAATCATACCGTTTGGCAGGGGAGGTTGGGTAGACCGCGACAACCCGGACCCTGAAGATCGAAGACTCGCTGAGGAGGCTCTAAAGCAAGGAGCAGCGGCTCTGACATCAGGTGCTTATGATTTGGTGATTCTTGATGAGGTGAATGGCGCCGTTTATTTCGGGCTTGTGCCGGTTGAACAGGTTCTGGAACTGATCCACTCCCGGCCCGATTGCGTAGAACTGGTGCTGACAGGTAGAAGCGCAGACCAAAGAATCATAGATGTTGCTGATCTTGTCACGGAAATGTGTGAAATAAAGCATTACTACAAGGCAGGAATACCGGCAAGAGTCGGTATTGAAAAGTGA
- a CDS encoding SixA phosphatase family protein, producing MIVHFIRHAQAIKRSSTVPDELRYLSCRGRKRFRKVSCSLHKQKIDPDYIFASTKTRAVQTADILAETLGFQGEVIVTPLLNDFSLQSLNDLLQQYPSAEEFAIVGHDPDFSSAVRQLLNLSSCTVTKGCVVTLNIITDQQTLKADMTSLITGGAKTVCNPHKAIAWLQKDHKNMQEGEPKCLIP from the coding sequence ATGATTGTTCATTTTATCAGACATGCCCAAGCTATCAAGCGTTCCTCAACGGTGCCTGATGAGTTGCGATACCTCTCTTGCAGAGGTCGCAAAAGGTTTCGGAAAGTGTCATGCTCATTGCACAAGCAAAAAATTGATCCTGATTACATCTTCGCAAGCACTAAAACACGAGCGGTACAAACAGCCGACATCCTTGCTGAAACACTTGGCTTTCAAGGTGAGGTCATTGTTACGCCGTTGCTCAATGATTTTTCCTTGCAGTCCTTGAACGATCTCTTGCAACAGTACCCCTCGGCGGAAGAATTCGCAATTGTCGGCCATGATCCCGATTTCAGCAGTGCGGTCAGACAGCTGCTGAATCTTTCATCGTGTACGGTCACTAAAGGTTGCGTCGTCACCCTGAATATCATTACAGATCAGCAAACACTCAAGGCAGACATGACCAGCTTAATTACCGGAGGAGCCAAGACTGTCTGCAATCCGCACAAAGCCATTGCCTGGCTGCAAAAGGATCATAAAAATATGCAAGAAGGAGAACCCAAATGTCTAATACCCTAA
- a CDS encoding integration host factor subunit alpha, translating into MTKADMVQKVSDVSNLTLKEAGEIVEAVLDIMKEALEKGEMLKISGFGNFVVKQKQARKGRNPQTGESITLDARRVLTFKPSNLLRDAVNN; encoded by the coding sequence ATGACGAAAGCTGATATGGTCCAGAAGGTTAGTGATGTATCCAATCTCACCTTGAAGGAAGCCGGTGAGATTGTTGAAGCAGTGCTGGATATAATGAAGGAAGCTTTGGAGAAGGGTGAGATGCTTAAGATCTCCGGGTTTGGGAATTTTGTTGTTAAGCAGAAGCAGGCTCGGAAGGGGAGAAACCCGCAGACCGGGGAGTCCATCACCCTAGATGCCCGCCGGGTGCTGACCTTCAAGCCGAGCAACCTGCTGCGCGATGCAGTAAACAACTGA
- a CDS encoding helix-turn-helix domain-containing protein yields MIRFRLREIIMNEEFNSGKRITLGSIAAATGIKQPTLSRIAGTRGYNTTTDNIDKLCRYFSCKVSDIMEYVPDEDLVRGEGHIK; encoded by the coding sequence ATGATCAGATTTCGTTTGCGAGAGATCATAATGAATGAGGAATTTAATTCAGGAAAAAGAATAACTTTAGGCAGTATTGCCGCAGCAACAGGGATCAAGCAACCTACACTGTCAAGAATTGCTGGAACGCGGGGTTACAACACCACAACTGATAATATTGATAAACTCTGTCGATATTTCAGCTGCAAGGTGAGTGATATAATGGAATATGTCCCGGATGAGGATCTAGTGAGAGGAGAAGGCCATATAAAATGA
- a CDS encoding bacteriohemerythrin: protein MLTLSTVRAKLILVVSLLSFGMVIIGLIGLGSTKRANSGMEDMYNNNLVPVVQITTVRASINAIVRELAFAAIHDPANQVSKLHDHPVTNHTESVEKALGEITKLWTEYEKTIDSPEEKKLADAFNTTKNEFIDKTVSPALDNIKSNNFGVVNELIFKGGTAQAKKAAGDAQLLLEFQLKQAKDLYQSSNASYQKMIGWSVASIIIGVILAVTVGFLIIRSITKSTRSLMETAGHIEKGDLTARCNMRGTDEMSQIAKSFDQIASTFTSSINNLTAIASEVTAAASKVHMSSETLAAGSEQVASETTTVATAGEEMAATSSDIAKNCQLAAESASQASEQANHGSTIIKNSIAVMERIAQRVSESAKTVGSLGEKSEQIGQIIGTIQDIADQTNLLALNAAIEAARAGEQGRGFAVVADEVRALAERTTKATKEIDTMIKSIQQETKTAVSSMEEGVVQVEQGTQEAARSGEAIDSILAQISNLSMQVSQIATAAEEQTATTSEISGNMQRITDVVRQSSQSAHESSVEASHLNTLAESLMADLNKFTIEENVALSLKKAKSAHMIFTGKIRSHLSGATRLDPNNLPTHLTCAFGKWCQGTGKELCGHQQLFREIEGPHAKVHELGKQAVLAFNNGDPRKAHEYCDEMISQSEYLIDMLDRLSNDNVSFLQWNSKYSVNIRQFDDQHKRLVDMVNQLNDSMKTGKGHATLKSILDGLIQYTASHFSDEERVMAQHNYPDLAMHKKAHEELKKTAIDLQNKFNSNSSALSTEVMVFLKDWLINHIQGLDKRYGNYLNGKGVS, encoded by the coding sequence ATGCTGACATTATCTACAGTCAGAGCAAAACTGATTTTGGTCGTTTCACTTCTTTCCTTCGGTATGGTGATCATCGGCCTTATCGGCCTCGGTAGCACCAAAAGAGCCAATTCTGGGATGGAGGACATGTACAACAATAATCTGGTGCCGGTGGTCCAGATAACAACTGTTCGGGCAAGCATAAACGCCATAGTTCGTGAACTTGCTTTTGCCGCAATCCACGACCCAGCCAACCAAGTCAGCAAACTTCACGATCATCCCGTTACGAACCACACCGAGAGTGTCGAAAAGGCTCTTGGTGAAATAACGAAACTCTGGACCGAGTACGAAAAGACCATTGACTCCCCAGAAGAAAAGAAACTTGCTGATGCGTTTAACACTACCAAGAATGAATTTATTGACAAGACTGTCTCCCCTGCCCTGGACAATATCAAGAGCAACAATTTTGGGGTCGTCAACGAACTCATTTTCAAAGGGGGCACCGCCCAAGCCAAAAAAGCAGCCGGTGATGCGCAATTGTTGCTTGAGTTCCAGTTGAAGCAGGCAAAGGACCTCTATCAGAGCAGTAACGCATCCTACCAGAAGATGATAGGCTGGTCGGTAGCAAGTATTATCATTGGAGTAATCTTGGCTGTAACTGTCGGATTTCTAATAATTCGCTCAATTACAAAATCTACCAGAAGCCTTATGGAAACAGCAGGTCATATCGAAAAAGGTGACCTGACCGCTCGATGCAACATGAGAGGTACAGACGAGATGAGCCAGATTGCAAAATCGTTTGACCAGATTGCATCGACATTCACTAGCAGCATCAACAATCTGACCGCAATAGCCTCTGAGGTCACCGCAGCAGCGTCGAAAGTACACATGTCTTCGGAAACTCTTGCTGCAGGTTCTGAACAGGTTGCAAGCGAAACCACGACTGTGGCCACAGCAGGTGAAGAGATGGCAGCAACTTCCAGTGATATCGCAAAGAATTGCCAACTTGCCGCTGAAAGTGCGTCACAGGCCTCTGAACAAGCCAATCATGGATCAACAATCATCAAGAACAGCATAGCCGTTATGGAGCGAATCGCACAGCGGGTCAGCGAGTCGGCAAAGACAGTCGGATCTTTGGGAGAGAAGTCGGAGCAGATCGGCCAGATTATAGGTACTATTCAGGATATAGCGGATCAGACAAATCTGCTAGCACTGAACGCAGCAATTGAGGCAGCCAGGGCTGGCGAACAGGGACGCGGCTTTGCCGTAGTAGCCGACGAAGTTCGTGCTCTTGCAGAGCGCACCACCAAAGCGACCAAAGAGATTGACACAATGATTAAGTCGATCCAGCAGGAAACCAAGACCGCTGTTTCGTCTATGGAAGAAGGAGTTGTCCAGGTTGAGCAAGGCACTCAGGAGGCCGCCCGCTCGGGTGAGGCGATCGATTCAATCCTTGCCCAGATCAGCAATCTCTCCATGCAGGTGAGTCAGATTGCCACTGCAGCGGAAGAACAAACGGCTACAACCAGCGAGATCAGCGGTAATATGCAGCGCATTACAGATGTCGTCCGTCAGAGTTCTCAAAGCGCACATGAATCTTCGGTAGAGGCGAGCCATCTCAATACGCTAGCAGAATCGTTAATGGCAGACCTCAACAAGTTTACAATCGAAGAAAATGTTGCTTTGAGCCTCAAGAAGGCCAAGAGCGCACATATGATCTTCACTGGCAAGATTCGCTCACACCTGTCAGGTGCGACACGTCTCGACCCGAATAACTTGCCTACTCACCTCACCTGTGCGTTCGGCAAGTGGTGTCAAGGAACCGGCAAGGAACTCTGCGGACATCAACAGTTGTTCCGGGAGATCGAAGGCCCGCACGCTAAGGTCCACGAACTTGGCAAGCAGGCTGTGCTTGCGTTTAACAACGGAGATCCCCGCAAAGCCCATGAATACTGCGACGAAATGATCTCACAATCTGAGTACCTTATCGATATGCTGGATCGTTTATCGAATGATAATGTCTCATTTTTACAATGGAACTCCAAATACAGCGTCAATATCCGCCAGTTTGACGACCAGCACAAGCGACTGGTCGATATGGTGAACCAACTAAATGATTCCATGAAAACCGGCAAGGGCCATGCCACCTTGAAATCGATTCTGGATGGGCTCATTCAGTACACTGCATCACATTTTTCCGATGAAGAGCGTGTCATGGCACAGCACAACTACCCTGACCTGGCCATGCATAAGAAGGCACACGAAGAACTGAAGAAAACCGCTATCGACCTGCAGAATAAGTTCAACAGCAACAGTTCAGCACTCAGTACCGAAGTGATGGTATTCCTGAAAGACTGGTTGATTAACCACATACAGGGGCTAGACAAGCGATATGGTAACTATCTGAATGGCAAAGGAGTATCATAA
- a CDS encoding cysteine hydrolase family protein, which yields MKTALVIIDIQNDYFPNGNMELEGSIQAASATARVLAQFRKEKWPIYHVQHSSIRPGSTFFLPGTVGAEIHNYVKPLPDEPVIIKHYPNSFRETDLLERLKAAGIGTLLVCGMMSHMCVDATVRTAFDLGFSIILAHDACATR from the coding sequence ATGAAGACGGCACTTGTAATTATCGATATTCAAAATGACTATTTCCCGAACGGTAACATGGAACTTGAAGGAAGCATCCAGGCAGCGTCAGCAACTGCACGCGTCCTTGCCCAATTCCGCAAGGAAAAGTGGCCAATATACCATGTACAGCATTCATCAATTAGACCTGGCAGTACATTCTTTTTGCCGGGCACGGTGGGCGCGGAGATTCACAATTATGTGAAACCTCTCCCCGACGAACCCGTTATCATTAAACACTATCCGAACAGTTTCAGGGAAACTGATCTTCTGGAGCGACTAAAGGCAGCTGGAATTGGGACTCTGCTCGTCTGTGGCATGATGAGCCATATGTGTGTCGATGCCACCGTACGTACTGCCTTTGACCTCGGATTTAGCATTATCCTGGCTCACGATGCATGCGCCACCAGGTAA